A region of the Arachis hypogaea cultivar Tifrunner chromosome 15, arahy.Tifrunner.gnm2.J5K5, whole genome shotgun sequence genome:
TTACATGCAAGTATTTTTGTAGTGGATTGAGTCTTGTTTATGTACTTGTTCTGAACTGATCAGTTTGTTTATGTATTattatcattaagtaattttagtatattttagatttaaataaGGTGTACTTAGTCTGTACTTATTTTGAACTGAGTTTGTTTGTGAGTCATCATCATTAAGTATTTTCGGTATATTCTTGATTTAAATAAGGTGTACTTGGTCTTATTGACTAGGATTTGGTGTAATTAGTTCATGCAAGATAACTGTAGTATTTCTGGTGTCATTTAAGTCATATTGATGACTTTtctgaatttaaaatttacatgTATGTAGTTTTGTGGATGATTGAATCTAATTTATGTGCTTGTTTTGAACTGAGTTTACTTGTGTGTCggcatcattaattaatttcggtGAATTCAGAATTTAAATAAGGTACACTTGGTTTGTACTTGTTTTGAACTGAATTTATTTGTGCGtcgtcatcattaagtaatttcagtGTATTCTGAATTTAAATATGGTACACTTAGTCTCATTGACTTGGATTTGGTGTAATTAGTTCATGCAAGACAATTGTAGTGCTTCTGGTGTTATTTAGCACACAAATACTAAAAAACACAGAAAAGTTATTATACGTATAAAAAGAAGATGACAATGATGACAATAACGAtaacaatgatgatgaagatggatgagaaggaggaggaaaataaatgagaagaagaaattcaaatgaaaaaagaaggagggAGGAAGAGGAGGTGGTGGTAGTAGTGACGACGGCGACaacaatgaaaaagaaagataagaaaaaaaataagaaacgaagaagaaaaagaagtaggAGTGtacgtaaaaagaaaaaaaagtgtacaAAGACATGGAATATAAAATACGTTAATAATTTGGTTAAATTTGATTAACTATTTTGCTTTGTTATAAAACTTTTCTCAATTTAAAATTGAGTGTAAAGAGGAGTTAGAAAGGTGGTTCACAGCAAAGAACACATAATATTTAACATTATCCAAAAAAACACTCAcataattaaatttgtatttttgtGAATGAGATGTTCTTCTAGTTAAGACCATATGAAAAAATTATtgttatcaattaaaaaaaaaaaaatacccataTACTTAATTTATTCCTTTATTTTTCAAGCATTCTACCtaaattcatatttattattaggaAAGTTAAAATTAAGAGtaactttaaaaaattctaaataaaagttaattaacaataaagaaagagaataataacaTATTTCTGAATAGACTTACTGATTGGTACgactataatttataatttatttataaatagtgCATAAAAAAATGAGAGTAAAAGATATTAtgaaacataaaagaaaaaagaaagagttcaagtcacaaataaaaaataagggttaaatactgaaatcgtccctaaggtctgggctgaaaatcaaaatcgtccccggcgtttttttattattaaaatcatcctcaacgttataaaacgttataaaatcgtcattttccacttcaattttattcttttaccatattacccttcattattaataaaaataattaaaaataatattaaaaaaaattaaaacaaaatcccCCAAACTCCCACCCCTCAACCCTCCCCCACCGCCCTCCCCCTCCCTCCCGCCTCCCCCCTCAGCCCACTCCCGCACCCCCACCCCTCAACCCTCCCCCTCCACCCTCCCTCACTCCCTCCTGCCTCCCCTCTCAGCCCACTCCCTTAACCCTCCCCCCTCAACCCACTCCCTCCCGCCTCCCCCCTCagcccactccctcacccccacCCCTCAACCCTCCCCCTCCGCACTCCCTCACTCCCTCCCGCCTCCCCCCTCAGCCCACTCCTTCACCCCCACCCCTCAGCCCACTCCCTCCCCCCTTCGCCCTCAGCCCACTCCCTCACTCCCACccctctccctccctccctcacTCCCCCCTTCGCCCTCCCTCCTCCCCCCTCAGCCCATTCCCTCACCCCCACCCCTCAACCCTCCCCCTCCGCCCTCCCTCACTCCCTCCCGCCTCCCCCTTCagcccactccctcaccccccTCCATCACTCCCCCATTCGCCTTCCCCCCTCCCTCACTCCCTCCCGCCTCCCCCCTCAGCCCACTCGCTCACCCCCCCCCACCCCTCAACCCTCACCCCTCCCCCTTCCTGTAACATCCTTCACCCCACTCCCGTAAACCCCTCcctcagcaacaacaataatcaaaactcagcaacaattcaacaaactcagcaacaacaataatcaaaactcagcaataagcaataatcaaaactcagcaacaattcacaaaaaattcagaaattctacAACAAAAATTCAGTtcacagaagaaaaagaagaagaacagtGGCGGATCACAGGCGGCAGGGCGGCGGTGCAGCGGTGCGGCGGTGGCGGTGGCAGCGAAGATCCGCGGCGAggacccttccccttccccctcttcttcccgaaACCCCCTCCCCCTCTTCTCCCTTCGCGTTCCCTTCCCCCCTTCCCCGAGGAGCAGAGCAGTGAAGATTGGCGGTGACATCGAAGAGCGGCGGCGCACAGCAATGAAGAGCGGCGGCGGTAATGAAGACCGGTGGCGGCggcgaggagagaagaagaagaaaaagaagaaggtggtggtggtgCGGTGCGGCAGGGCGGCAAGACGGCGGCGACGGTGCGGTGGTGCGGCGGTTCCCTTCCCTCCCCCCTCCACCCCCGCCCCCTTTTGCTCggccccctttctttctctccccacccCCTTCTTTgatctttcctttcttttttatttattttatatttattttattttataattttttaatgaggggtagtttggtaataaaaaaataaaattggtaaaaaagatgattttaaagcgtttttgaacgttgaggatgattttaataacgaaaaaaggccgggaacgattttgattttcagcccagaccttagggacgatttcagtacttaacccaaaAAACCTATATTTAACAAGGTTTGGATATTTTGTGGGTGGAAGAGGATAAGGGCAAAATTGTCCAAAAAAATCTGTTTATGAataaaaggatgattttataatgttttgtaacgttgaggatgattttaataacaaaaaaaggtcggggacgaatttgattttcaccctaGACCTTAAGGACGAAaacagtacttaaccctaaaaaaaAACTACTATGGTTTAAGTAGCATTTTGAATATTCCATAAAAAGTTCATGGTTAAATTTTCATATttagtaaaaataaattttttaaagtttaattttgattaattattcttaaaattaataattaactaatttatataatttacatACACTaacttataatttaaattaattagtatggttctaaatataaattctaaaatttaaaatttatttgttctAACTATATCTAAcagattatatttaaaataaacttaaaaattttaaaataatatttaatttaaatagtttcaaacaatattttttttatgaaaaatactaGGAGATCATCATTTAGtcatcaattcaatttttttagtctagttcttttagtctaataatctaacatattttatttcatacttttaaacattGATGACTAACTgatggtaaaaaataataaattctgatggtcctctaatattttttattttattttcaaatgacTATGAATTCACGGCTAAAATTTTTACGTATAGATAATTTTAGTGTGAAACATGAGAATATTTGATCATTTTAGTATTTTACAGGGatgtttttgtaaaaaaaatattttttttaattatcaaaagacAAAACATCATTgacatttgtaaaaaaaaattatttcaattataaaaaataaaatattattgatattttgtaaaaaaatattattttaattataaaaagataaaatgttACTAACATTTTGTAAAAATCCACAACAATGTATAACACATAGTGTAAACCCcgcaaaaattaataaataattagtcaataaattaattattattcacagaaattagaaaaattaatttttataatttagaggagtagaaatgttaaaaataagaattttgacattaattttaaagattttaaccCAAAATCGGTTCAACGGACCGAGCCGATTAGACCGGGCCTAAACCGGCCCAAAGCCCAACCCATAAAATACCATATGAAGCCTCCCTTTCATTTTGATCGAGGAGATGCGTTGAATGAGAGGAGAAGAGCTTCGACGCCAAAACCCTcgtctcaattttaattttacgtAACTTTCGATtcggagctctgattgacgagtTGTCAGCGGCCACGTGTTATCGTCTCGaaattctctttaattctattggaacaaagtggtaagaaattgGTATTTCTCTTCCAGTTCTCCCTCTCCCCAATTTCGTGATTTTAGGGTTTGGATATTGAggaattgaatgattttgatggtttaggtgaactctaaCAGCGGATAATCACTGGATTTTGTCCAATAGATCCATGGATACGGTAAGAAACTGTTAAACCCTTGTGAATCATTGACTTAGTGAACTTTATGATGATATAGTGATATTGTGTGAAATAGATTGTGTTCTGGTTGATTTGGAGTTTAATTGGGTGGTTTGGAATGAAATccgagtaattaagtttgaggaaATGACGTTTGGAGGCTTAGAGCTTGTGAAAGGAGAGGTTTTTGAGGTGTTCCGAGTTTAGAGGGGAATCGgcaaaggtatggttttggtttctcgtagttaatgtttaatgtcacgtgaaaacttaggctagaagaccttaagataggaattaACTGAATGAATATTGATGGATTGTGAAAATGGTATATGATGcgtgattttattttttgaacGGTTTGTTATTAAagttggttaattttttttagaaaagatttaatattggaattagtttagttttgaaataatttgatactgGAAATTATTTGAATGACTCAGAGGTGTTTAGTTTggtagttgggacccttgaaagGTGGCAaaagtctgagttttagaggCGCTGCCGAAGTTTTTATGGAAATTGGAGATTTTGTTTGAAGTGGTTATTTAGAAATATTTGGGTTTAAGAAttttatgatttgattttgagttattaagaaaacaaTTACATTTTGAGTTTCATTTATTTAGAAGAGTATGAATTAAGTTGAGTATGAAttcttgatgaatgatgatgatattgagactatttgttgaccctttgtcgcaagatgtgaccagGCACTTTAACTCTCTGGGttccccatgggcatgcatatatacatatatatatatatatatatatatatatatatatatatatatatatatatatatatatatgtatatggatattgaatattatatttgaacttggagtttgactccatggaatattatattattgagcttggaatttgacttcatggatattatttttgagcttggggatgcgcgcacagagggactgtccaatggttaactaccaggacatgtcgggttggctgtacaactgacagatgagactcatcagccataggacagacatacatcatgtgcatttgtatgttttgcttgggtgTGGATTattttggtttgcttaattgcttaattctgcttatctgctacttgttctacttgctctAATTGTAtctctatctgtgttttctttgtttgatttgtatGTGTATGCCTATGAGAACCCTCTCTTGGCGGAGGGGTGAATGAGAGTTGTTCCACCGGTGATTTGGAGGGTTGAAGGAGACAGAAAGTGAAGTGttaagttaaagttagatttagaaCTCGAATACTTTAGATAACttacctaatttctggtttagttgggtctttaagctgaaatctgagtgtcggagttctaagaATGCTTCTGGCTTTCCCGgggccttttatattaactatgtaggcacctttaccatactgggaacctctagttctcattccatatatattttgttatttttcagatgcaggtcgagatgcACCTCGTTGAGCGTCTGGAGACCCTCCTTACAAGAAAAGAACTATCTTTTGGATTGTTATACTTTGTTTTAgactatgtatatatgtttatagaatctccgcatgtatattttgtgttttgttcctcttagaggttgacttggagatacaggtgtttattttgtagtttgagttttatttcgggttatatatatatatatactctggccggccttagtttcgcaggtcgagtctggagcttgatatctgtgttttggaactctgatatgtatatatgttttcagCTTTCTTTTGATCTTACCTATCCGTTTTACGAATATCCATGCGAGTGTGATACAATTTTCTGTTTATCGTTTTTGTTTAGCTAACTCTTCAAGGCTTCTAGATATGatttctttcaactatatttatgtaagtttcttttcttttagatgccgtaataccttgccacctctactttatgacttaagtgtaagactctgtgtggtaggtgtTACACATAGTTTAAGTCATCTTTAAAGAATGTATCACTCATAatccaatatataaaaaaaaaattgaattcacATGTTATTATACAATTTGAAagaactaatatatattaaacaaAACTTATCGAAACAAGGGTCATgacactttttaattttaaaacggGGTTTAGAATAGTGTAGGTCGATGTTATTGGAGAGTTGGATACTTTACGCCATTGTGGTGTCAAGGTAACAGTAATCAGACCGTCCAATTTTTGTGATGCCATCCACGTGTCGACATGCAAGCTCCTCCTCCTCTGTTAACTCCAGCGCTAGCTCTCTCTCACACATCACTCTCTTCGAACTCACTCTCTCTTAAGTCTCTCTTTGCTCTAGAAACTCcaacctttattttttttctattctattcTTCATCGACCTCCTTCAATCTTCCATAAAAACATAACAAtgttaagaaaataaaacactAAAGATGTAAATCGTCCTAAAACTTCATATTATTAATTATCTCAGCTATTTTGATTATGtaagttattattttaaatttttaaatttaacaaaaatattaataataatgttagggattaataatattgttaatGTTGATTAAATAATAGTTGCTGTGGTAGTTAAAAATGTATTGTTGAATTTAGTCAgtgaatattttatttagtaaTGATGTTAATATTACTGTGTTAggttattagaaaaaatatttttagggtattatttagtaataattattagaattatatttaaattttattaattattattagaagtgAAATTATTATTGTGGAGTTTCTATAAAAtagatttaatatatattatattttttgaattttaataattaattgattattgttagatatttaattaatatatttattgtagttaagtttttaaattttttaatagtgTTAGTTAAATAATTTGTAGGTTAACCGTACGTATGCAtgctagttaattaattaattaattaacactaaatttagtattattttaataaatagttattattagtagtagtaaattattaattattattagtaaattattaattattacttaataaattatttgataaaatttttaacattaataataatatcagaGTTTTTCTAAGAAAcggttcaaaatttttaatatgttattagttagttattttaagtcgttaattattattataataatataaattgtaTTAGCCTTGTGTTATTATGTATTGTTAATGTATGTATTATTAGAATAGAATAGAATACAATAttagtattattaaaattataattaattataatttttaaaaattatttgggTAAGTAACGGTAGTTTGTTGAACATAACtaaattatgtttttattgttataaattgtcattaaataattagttaggGTTTATGAATAATTTTGTTTGATGTAACATTTGGCTATATTTTTGTAGAGTTTACAGGTGTTGACGTATAACCACCTAGTACTGTCGGATCTATACAATCCTATTGTAGATGAGTATTTATGGCAGACTGATTTTTATCACGTTTTTCAAATTGGAATTATTCAATGTCAATCGACAATGGTAAATACTCTAATCGAGAGGTGGTATCCTGACATACATATATTTCACCTTCCAGTTGGTGAGTGTGTTGTGACATTGGAAGATGTGGTTATTATTCTTGATCTTCTAACAAATGGTCTTCCAGTGACAGGAGTGACTATGAGTAGTCACGATATCTTAAAGGCTGAGTGTTTGCAACAGTTTGGAGTTGCACTTAAAAAGACAGATTGTAGAGGAAGTTTCATAAAGTTGACGTGGCTTTGGAATCTAAAAGATCATTTAGATTTGATTGACGAAAACAGCATTCAGAGGTACCTGAAATGCTACATCATATTATTATTTGGTACAATTTTGTTTGGAGGCAAGTTTGGGGCAGTTGTGCAATGAAATTTCTACCTTTGCTTCGCGACTTCGCCAGTATTAGAGAATTTAGTTGGGGATCGGCATGTCTAGTACACTTGTATAGAACACTATGTAGAGCATCTCGTTTCGACCGCAAGAAAATTGGTGGTTCACTAACACTTCTGCTAACTTGGGCTTGGATCTATCTACCATTTCTTGCGCCGATTTCTAATCACCCCCAAGCTTTTTCGCTTGCAAACATGTAAAATTATCGAGTAACAATATAATAAACAATTCAACCTGCAATATAATCAATAATAAACAAGCACAACAATAGATTGAACTAACATTGAAgaggataaaaattaaaaaagtcttAACATACCTGAACTACCAGTGAAGGGAGGAGAAGAGCAGCAGCAATCCAGATTCCAGAAATAGAGAGGTAGAGCCAGAGAACCAGAGACAAAGAGGCAGAGCCAGAGAGTCTCGCCAATCACAATCACAAATTGACGCTCACACAGTCCAGCCACCACCAGTCTAATTCCACAACAACGGCAGCAAACCTTACGGCGAGGCTCTGACACACCAAATTGGGAATTTTGGTCGTGTGAAATTCAAACTTCAGAGGGATAGAGAGATAGAGTCAGAGAGAGTCAAATATTGAAAGACTTGAGAAaggtgaaattttgaaattttggccaTGGAGATAAACTGTAAAGTGAGGAAGGTAAAGAGATTAGGGAATTTACTGCTAGTATGCTAGGGCTCCTCCATCTTCCATGGTCTTCTATTCAGATTGGGCCATTGGGTTGGACTGGGCTGCAATCAGGATCAAGAAAAGAGCCTCTTCAATCTTGAACGTAACATTGGGGCAGAAACGCAATTCCGGCGGCTCTGCGATTTTGCGCGGCGATTTAACACGATGAAGCTTGGTTCTAGACGAGAAGCAAAATCGAGACAGAGAGAGGATGCAGAAACGTGAAATCATGCATTTCCACGAGTTGAAACAAGATTTTGACTACCTTATATATAAGGATAAATATATatcagttactaatataaatgacattagtaacataatgataaaaaatatacgATGAAGCGTTAGCAAATCTAAGTTCATCGAAGAGTATCGATATATACTCATACCGGCAGATTTTgaacttaataataatattaactaaattttattttaattaaagcaggtaataataataataataataataataataataataataataataataataataataataataataataataataattttatccttTCTCGAAATATCttgttataataaaaaattatacataaatcataattaatttaaactttaacaattataaaatcaatttaattattcttagtaaattagtttctaaaaataaggagctctaattaataaaataaactataacttatttatatttagattttttcaccttacaaaaattttcatcCTCAAAAATTGATACAAGATGGAagaaatttaaactaattttatttttgaaaatatcaagGATAAAGACAAAAGGTTTTGGCATATATAGTCTTTAAATACCAAGAACTCATATGATTTGAATATAAGAGAAAAGTGTGATGTGAAGTAGAAGTTACAAGATGATTCGAGAATCGCTTTGTTGTGCTAGAGTTAGTTCAAGATCATATCATAGAGTACAAGGTTCATGAAAAGaagtaaaaataacaacaaagagaGATAGTCCAAAAGATTCAAGCAGATATTTACAAATAAGGTCAAGCAAGGATACATGCGAACAAAGGATTAATATTGGAAAATAAGCAAATCACTTTTCAGGAAAGAAATCCGAACAAAGGACTTCAATACAATTATAAAAGAAAGGACGGTGTACCAAGTCACAGGATACAAACAGGTATTGCGATTCAAAAACGAGTTAATCGTGAAAAATCACTTCTAATGTTCTCAAAACCCGTTATTTGCATCACCTATTAATTCTATTTCGTCTATAACAATCCATTAGTGTTTTCGTATACACAAATCATCGGTATTAAGTTGGCctgacctaataccatgagagatGTAATGGTCGACCAACAACATTAGTCACTAGACATTCATGCATGTGAAACTCACACTCTTGTCATTAGGACAAGTCCTACTGCATGATAGACActtagagtatgcaatgaagcatagtcagtctattCCTAAGGCTCTAACaagaatgaactgctctgataccataatataacaccCTTACTATCAAAATTTCATGCTTTCAgctgcgtcactctgatagtAAGAAGTATTACAACAaattcatatacttaataataaaataggagcctttgactcgaaaCCGTATcgctattttctttaaaaaaataaaaatatttttcttgaaaataaacaagcatatacatatatacaaaacttTTTACTTAAGCaacttataaatattatatacatacatatcattACAGTCACGAATCTTATCCCTCttacaagaatataataataatggtgaGAAAAATTTATAACATATGTATGCAACACAAAAAATAGCATATTTAAGAACTTAACAAAAACTCCGTAAGTTTCCTCGTCTGTCCTAAAAAGAAaagtctgtagggggtgagaacatcgtcctcgttggttctcagtagagggtttaagaattattataagaagatattttaaataaaactattttcagTTGCAGTAATCGTCAGTATATTATCCAAatctaaaactattttttttttaaatttcacacaaaataacaTTCCATACATTTCACCGCTTACTAAGAAAccattttaatcaaaacttaccACTGACCCAACCAatcacggcctctggcccaaatcaGATCAACTCGACCTTCGGCCCAAATAAAAAAATCACTATCAAAACTCAAACCCAAAACAGAATTAATCACAGGCACAAACAATGCAAGACAAACACAATTAGGGAGCAATTACAACTAGTACAACAAATAACAATTAGATAGAAATTATCAGATAGACAAACCAAAACACTTAAGCACACCCAGACATAGAAAACAAATGcagtatgatgcatgcttgtcctactggccgtgagctcacgtatCGGTTAAATTACCAGAACCCAACACATTCGGTAGTTAATCCGGATATTGTTTCTAGGTTGTACATCCCCAGAAGAACACAAACGAAGGAGAATGCCTTTTCACCTTCTCCCGGAGAAATTACAAAGGAGAGTGCATTttcacatcgaaggagtgtgcctttccaccttacaACCAGAGAAAGATGTGGGAGAAAATAATACGAAGGGGAATGTATTTTCACCTTCTCCACATCTATACCACGACAAGAGAGGGAATTCTTCATCCCCAACTTGCCAAATCCATGAGCAGGATAACCACCATCCTCACAACATCCATCATAATCTCATTCCATTCACATTCACCATCAAACATGATCAAATCggaatcaaaaccaaatcatgtaAACCAAAATCAAATCAGTTAAACCAAAACTAATTTCAGTTTCATTCTTACTTAAAACATTCCCAAAAGGCTCGAAAATCATTCCgtttttctaaatcaaattcaaatatttcaTCTTTTCTAAAACGCCTCAAAACCTTTCTTCAAAGACTCGAAAACTCCTCCATTCTTAAATACACATTTACATCACTTTATTTTTTGCTTAAGACGCTTCAAAACATATATCCTTTTCAAAGTTaaccaaaccaaaacaagttaaaTCTCCGATTCACCTCCAATACTTTAGTTTTCTCTAAAATTACTCAAAACATaaattttaaaccaaattaaataaaCTCATTTCATTTCGCCGATCAATTTCAATGGTTCAAATTCATTTAAATGCTTATAAAAATTACGACAGcctctcctctaaaactcgaacTTTGCCCCTCTTTAGGGTCCCATCCAAATATTTCTCAAATCCTTTTCAACTGATTTCAAACAAATCATTTCccaaataaatacaaaatttagATTCCCAACTATCAATTCATTTTCAATGTCAATCCATTTCAAAATCCAACCAATTTTAATATGCAATGCCAAATCAAGAAATCAACATACAAAATGTCAACACCCAATCAATTCTAGTAAATTAAGAGACCAATTTAACAATCACCAATTCAACAAAACtaatcaattaaacaggatataCAATCTTCTCTAATCAAAATATCGATCAAGCAAGCAACTCCATTAATCCAGAATAGCTCAATTTCATCCATAAGACTTACgaacatataaaattatatttctcAAGGCAATATCGACTTGTAACAATTCTTAAAagtaaaataagtttaagaaaaGCGTCCCTACCTCAAATAGGCGAACCCATAAAACCAAACGCGTATAAAAACCTTATCTCTCTTG
Encoded here:
- the LOC112748091 gene encoding protein MAIN-LIKE 2-like, which translates into the protein MVNTLIERWYPDIHIFHLPVGECVVTLEDVVIILDLLTNGLPVTGVTMSSHDILKAECLQQFGVALKKTDCRGSFIKLTWLWNLKDHLDLIDENSIQRYLKCYIILLFGTILFGGKFGAVVQ